The sequence AGGTTCTCCTGCTCCAAGCTTCTCATTCCAAAAGGAGAACCCATTTTCGTGAAGGCCACTTGGTTTCCCACCCACTTTCACCTCGCCGTCACCGACGGCATCACCGCCTGGCACTGCCACCGTACCACCCTACCCTTTACGCTCTTTTCTCCGTTTCCGCCACCCATTTCCAATTTTATCCCAAAACAATCATCAAGTTttgatttttccttcttttttaaaaaataaaataaaatttaagcatCGGCGGAGGAAGTGAAGCAGCGTGCTGCTCAGTGGGACCTCCCAGTTTCAGAGTACCTGAACTTGTCTGAACGCTATTTGGGGCTTCAACAACCTGGCTCTGTCTATGCATTTGATGATGCTGGTGATAGCCATAAGAgggtaactaactaactaactcttATTTATGTTAAGTACTTTGAAATTTATTCTAGGGTCACTACTTAATGTATGCTTGTTGtttttactattgtttttatGTGGTTGATGTGAATGTTGCAGTTGTCATGGACGTTTGAGAAGGAAGGAATGACTCTGCTTTGGAGATGGAAATGCTTGCTGTCTCCTGATTCTAAGAAAAGTAATGTCGAAATATTGGACTTTCTCATGGGTTCAAACATAAATCTAAGTGTAAGGTTCTGCAGCTTAACTTGTACACTCTCTTTGTGTCATTATGTTTTTGAAACAGGTAATTTCAGGTTCACTGTATGACATTCACTTGTCTGTTTTATGTTTCtctgtttgtttgtttatgATGGCCATTGTGTTGGATATGTCTTTCTTACCCTCTATTTATTCcagaggaaagaaaatgaaggagGATGAAAATTTTTGAATTGAAGAAAATATGAcagaaaataagattttaactttgtttctaaaagtttattttattttgtttttctattttgtcttctaccaaataaaaaaaaagtattattatcTGTATTTCCtgtattgtttattttctttcctatcatccaaacaaaacattaaagaaaTTGTATAGTTTATGCTTGACCAGGAAAGTAAGTTACTCagcagatttttattttttttgttacttagCTTCTACATGCTGGTGGATTTTATATAGCTTAAGCATTATGTTTTTAGCAACTAATCTAAATATATGGGATGCTATGATGACTGGTCACAAATAGGACTCTATTGTTCAATGGGGTGATGGGAGAGCAAAAGGCTGCCTTGTCATTTATGATATTCTTTATTTTAGGAGGAACAGGATGAAATAGTAAAAACCTGTATATCATTGTTCCGTTGTCATTAGAttcattgatttaatttatattttctgttCTGTTTGAGAAATCATCATTTATAGAAAGAGTGATAAACAATCTTGTTCTAGTCTTAAGAATGTGCAAAACAGCAAAAATAGCTAGAACTCAACTAGGAaggatataaagtataaacTCTTCTTCAGTCTTATTTTATCAAGTTTCTACTATCTCCTTGAATTTATGAGGGAAAGCCTTGGCAAAATGGTAAGATTGTTGACTTATGATATGAAGGTCATGGGTTCAAATCCTAGAAATTGTCTTTCTGTTTGTAGAGATAAGGCAGCGAGCATGTGACACTGCTTGCATAAGGCACTCAATTTCTGCTTCAACAAGTCTTATGCATATGACAATCAATTTCTGCTTGAATCAATATGGAGGTTCTAATATCAACTTTTATTAAGAACAAGATTAGGGCAACAATCTCTCATTCAAATTCTGAGTATATATATGCAAATCATCATTGAATAGTGTAGGTACATGGAACTCTCCTCCCTATTCTTTAGTTGTGAACATCATAGTTTGGCATGTTCGTTTATATGCATGTACAGGACAAAGTTGTCACAGAAAATGAATTGTTTGAGAAGATGAAAGTGGAAGCTGAGAAGTGCTTAACCCAGAGTGAAAGAATTGCCAATGAGAGGCTGGAATTTGAATCTGAAATCTATGCAAAGGTAACTTGTTAACCTTTACTTTGTGGTTGTTGGGTTCTGGCATAGCATGGCTCAGCCCTGTGTCAAGAAGGCACAATGGTCCTGGCAGACTTCTGAGGCTATTAATTGATTAAACTAATTAACATCTTCTCTCTATTTTAGTCATTCTTAACTGTATGTTGAAATTGACTGGTTTATATGGCTCTGCATGGGagcattttctgttttcttgtaaaactaattgttataaatatttcaaataacttGTTCTCTTTACTACTTTTAACAGTTATAAATTCTTAAAAGGTAAGATAATTGGATTAGCAATTGAGTGTAGGGTGTTCCCTTTATTTATTCTGGGCCAAGTTTTTCCCATTAATTTCTGAGCTTTTGAATACTTAAAGCACATCTTTAGCTTTCAAAATTACTTGAATAAGTTGTATTTATTGGAGTCTTATACTATGTTAGTTTTAGTAGACAAAAAATTTCCGTAGCTGTTCTTATCATATGATAGTATCCGAACCAAGAGATTAAGAAGAAAGAGCAGAATTGATTTATTATTGATGataaagaaataagagaaacaaGATAACCCAGGTAATTCGAGGAACATGGAGTCTCCTAACAATTTCCGAATATTTTCCCCTTCTCTAGGGATGAATCTGAAAACCTATTTGAGAGTTTTAATGGACCAAAAACTCTGTAGCCATTCTTATTATACAATCATGATATGAAGCAAAAACTTATTTGAGATTACTACTTCTCCCACTCTCTCTCTCCCCTCTTTCCATACtgaagtttttattttgtttcaaatttcCGTGGCTGTTGAACAAGgatataatttttgtaaaaatatacatGCAGCTCCTCTGTTTTGGGCAACTGCTTTTACAATGATGGTATTTCCTTTAGTATAAATTAGAAACTAGGTAATTTAACAAGAAATATGCTGGCTTAGTATACAAGCCTTCCACCAATATTATTGCAGGGTCTGGAAAGGGTCAGATGTAAAaatctaattacaaaatatttgtGTGGTGAACACCAAGCATTGGTTATAAATGACATAGatgtaaattattttctctTGGAAACTCTTATACTGTATCTAAAGTATTTTGATACCTTTTTCTTGATTTGGTTGTTGAAGATATGTTCATCAAAGTATCTTTAAATAGCCAACAAAAAATGTTTAGTTTATGAATTTGTTCTCTACTATAACAAAAACCTGTGCAATATGAATGTGCTTCTATGTTGTTTATTATCTTTCTGAATAGTGTCACACTGTCACTGCCTAAACCAcatgtttctctttttcttttcttatttttctgtgGCAATGCCTAACTCACAGGCTGAGGGCCCTTTCTTTTTCTAAGATACTAAAAACGTTTAGTGCTAAAGGCTGCACCAAGTTCCAGACAGTTGTAGAATGTTCAGTATTATTGTGTTGGAAAAGTCATGTATGAGAACAtgcattaataaataaatgggtAGAAGAGTTTAATTTGAGGGCACCTCTTTCATCAATATCTGGTTATTGAAGGCTAACTTTACTAGTGGAAAGGACGATTTTGTGTTAATAGTACATTTTCTTATTACATTTTCTTGTGGTACTAattttgcatatttatttttgctttcctttttccaaatttcaatcaaGGATGACcttctattttgttttgtttttagtttctgGGGGTGTTAAATTCTAAAAAGTCAAAACTGAGAGTGCTTCGAGATAAGCTGTCAAAGCAAGAGAATTCTGAGAAATCTCCTGAAGAGGAAGACACAGACAAAACTGAGAGTTTTGATgaagaaaatgattttgaaagaaGTGATGAAGATCCTCAAAAGGATATTACTAGTTCTTCAAAGGAAGTTATGGCAAATAAGCCTTCTCATCCAAAAAGAATTAGACACAAATGACATATATTTGCAGCAATCAAGAGTTGTTTTCCATCTTGGATTTGACATCTTTACAGAAATTAGTTAACTAAGATAAGACATGTTTACCTTGTTATCTATTATTCATGCCCCATAATCCATATAGAACAGTGTAAACCTTTGTCTTGTCTTGTGTACAGTTTTGTGTATTTCTCAGGTTCTATGTAGAAGTATCAAATGTTTACACAGGCTACTCAATTGTATGCGAAAACCGTTGCATGCCACTGCCAACTGAGCATCtcacacttaattttttttggtacgATTTAAATGGGACAACTTTTGATATCTCCTATTCCTTAAACAAAGGATAAAGTCAACATTTCAGTGGTTGACGCCTAAATCAACTATTAATTTTCTAACACATTTATGATTTGTTAAAAAGTGAGTTGTTGTGtgtaagaaaaagtaaaaagtaaatgaaaaatagaaataattgcATGTGGCAATCTTTTGATATTTGAGTAATGAAattgtattttgaaatatttgtaacttttttaAAGTTCTTTTAAAGAGACTAGTTTTCAATTGTAATTTGgagatgtttttattttattttttgatcatATTATAGGTGttaattatatacttattttattgatgattaatatctataaaaaaaaaatctaactatTTTCAGTGAGATTTTGGCTTTTAATCACGttttcatttacaaaatttgaataggggaatttaaaaataattttacttggaCTAACTTAGTATTGGTTATAAATGTTCTTAATTTTGTTCATATAAAAAAGATACATCCATGTTCTTGGATTGggttatgatattttatttcatatttgataTTTATCTTGTAagaaacttctttttatttcattgaGATTTAACCAATTATAAAATAGTTAATCTTTTAATGGAATAGGTCAACTTTatccatattttaaaaaaggtaaactttttcttataaatgattaattaactatttttttataacggCTAATTAATTAACTACTTTGATGATCTGTTAACATCAAACATGTCACGCGTTCGTGGGGGAAGTGTTTTTACACCTTTATCCGGCtctgaaagtttttttttttttaattcatcttAAAACCAAATAAGAGTTTGTGAGAGGAGAggggaaaaaaataagagaaaatggaATTATCTAAGAAAGCAAGGTTTTAAGTTGGCGTACTCATCAACGTATgctagcatggaagaaaaatcagAGTCAATGTTGGCTTTCAAATCCACAATCGATATTTCACATTTCTACATGTAATTGCACTTCTAATTCTAAAGACCGTCTGTAATTGTCAAACTTTTCTTCTAGTCCGTACATGTTGATAGGGATTTGGAGTCTTGGATTGAGGAGTGGATAAGTTTGAAGTTAGACagaacaaattttaataaaatcaacatta comes from Glycine soja cultivar W05 chromosome 20, ASM419377v2, whole genome shotgun sequence and encodes:
- the LOC114402571 gene encoding DNA repair protein XRCC4-like, translated to MEEETERFSCSKLLIPKGEPIFVKATWFPTHFHLAVTDGITAWHCHPSAEEVKQRAAQWDLPVSEYLNLSERYLGLQQPGSVYAFDDAGDSHKRLSWTFEKEGMTLLWRWKCLLSPDSKKSNVEILDFLMGSNINLSDKVVTENELFEKMKVEAEKCLTQSERIANERLEFESEIYAKFLGVLNSKKSKLRVLRDKLSKQENSEKSPEEEDTDKTESFDEENDFERSDEDPQKDITSSSKEVMANKPSHPKRIRHK